One Plasmodium vivax chromosome 13, whole genome shotgun sequence genomic region harbors:
- a CDS encoding hypothetical protein, conserved (encoded by transcript PVX_084220A) has translation MGTSPMAEIIRGSDLLQNEQLRRRLRAHIEADCLVGMPTETVYGLGGNSLSERSLRNIFQMKNRPVSDPIISHVYDVRQAFDQLYHVNPFEMFVIYSLGKSFWPGPLSIIAKAKKEVPLILTAHTGFCAVRMPRNNIALEIIKVSQVPIAAPSANKFQHISPTTAAHVYKEFESENVLIFDDGQCDIGIESTVLKLLKFRKVGGAQSNELRGGGQILEEIPQKELPQMEEVTTDDEYERECNDDMTFLRKVTGTTALETDVEVYDKLKGLFEAIARGEGVTDEVPGMGGKLPRTSEPSLLLGKILKYKNLYDYRIRIYRRGKYTKEQIEEALRSSPLLRDIQVDLYEKIKFEKVAILCSGGEGGAQLEGTPSEVAPKGGPSGAPNGALNGALNNRLPSRLNGNPAEEAAQNEVSPGLLLTHYSPVVSTYLLDGAPDGEDQNGSASKQPIASIRLAKYVLLDIGNSFERHQGDFLKYMNISYGGVETKEEQTKLVMRNFFLFLRQAEELAIEHQAEGILISIVNLKCVDEGSLSIFDRVFRAASGRVLRVGVPPAGPLRLL, from the coding sequence ATGGGGACCTCCCCGATGGCGGAAATAATAAGAGGATCGGATTTGCTGCAAAATGAGCAGTTGAGGAGGAGGTTAAGGGCCCACATTGAAGCGGACTGCCTGGTTGGAATGCCAACCGAAACGGTTTACGGATTAGGAGGGAACTCACTGAGCGAGAGGTCGCTAAGGAACATTTTTCAGATGAAGAATAGGCCCGTAAGTGACCCCATCATCTCTCATGTGTACGACGTAAGGCAAGCGTTTGACCAGCTGTACCATGTAAACCCGTTTGAGATGTTCGTAATATATTCTTTAGGCAAATCCTTTTGGCCGGGCCCTTTGTCAATCATTGCCaaggcgaaaaaggaggTGCCTTTAATCCTCACGGCGCACACTGGGTTTTGCGCGGTGAGAATGCCGAGGAACAACATCGCCttggaaattataaaagtgAGTCAAGTGCCAATCGCAGCTCCGTCCGCCAACAAGTTTCAACACATCAGTCCCACCACGGCTGCACACGTCTACAAAGAATTTGAAAGTGAAAATGTCCTCATCTTTGACGATGGGCAGTGTGACATAGGCATTGAGTCCACCGTTTTGAAGCTCCTCAAGTTTAGGAAGGTTGGGGGAGCACAGTCAAACGAGCTCAGAGGAGGGGGACAAATTTTGGAGGAGATCCCACAGAAGGAGCTGCCTCAAATGGAAGAAGTCACCACCGATGATGAATACGAAAGGGAATGCAACGACGATATGACGTTTTTGCGAAAAGTGACGGGAACGACTGCGTTAGAGACGGACGTGGAGGTCTACGATAAATTGAAAGGCCTGTTTGAGGCCATTGCGCGTGGGGAAGGCGTAACCGACGAGGTGCCAGGCATGGGAGGTAAATTGCCCAGGACGAGCGAACCCTCCCTCCTGTTGGGAAAGATCCTCAAGTATAAAAACCTGTACGACTATCGCATCAGAATTTATCGGAGGGGAAAGTACACGAAGGAGCAGATCGAGGAGGCATTGAGATCATCCCCCCTGCTCAGGGACATACAGGTCGACTTGTACGAAAAGATAAAGTTTGAAAAGGTGGCCATTTTGTGCAGTGGGGGAGAAGGTGGTGCCCAGTTGGAAGGCACTCCATCGGAAGTcgcaccaaaggggggaccAAGCGGGGCACCAAACGGGGCACTGAACGGGGCACTAAACAATCGCCTTCCCAGCCGCTTAAATGGCAACCCTGCGGAGGAGGCCGCCCAAAATGAGGTGAGCCCGGGCCTGCTGCTCACGCACTACAGCCCGGTGGTGTCGACGTACCTGCTGGACGGCGCTCCCGATGGAGAAGACCAAAATGGGTCAGCGAGTAAACAACCAATTGCGAGCATCCGCTTGGCGAAGTACGTCCTTCTAGACATCGGCAACTCTTTTGAACGTCACCAGGGGGACTTCCTAAAATACATGAACATCTCATACGGAGGAGTGGAGACCAAAGAAGAACAGACAAAGCTGGTGATGAGgaacttcttcctttttttgagacAAGCGGAAGAGCTAGCCATAGAACACCAGGCCGAGGGGATCCTAATTTCGATCGTAAATTTGAAGTGCGTCGATGAGGGCAGCCTCTCCATCTTTGACCGGGTTTTCAGGGCAGCTTCGGGCAGAGTGCTGCGAGTGGGCGTGCCGCCGGCGGGGCCGCTCCGCCTGCTgtag
- a CDS encoding cytochrome c1 heme lyase, putative (encoded by transcript PVX_084225A), with translation MDQPQNVATSDGKDGKEKSSIPSNSGSWYYPSRNQFYRTTRKKGYSYSKEELDVALKIHNAVNEETWKRIMKKEQKYFDLCKEQKLIRFIGLPNKLSLKAFMLTLMGYNKPFDRHDWYIDRCGSTIKYIIDYYDGKSDERAPVSIFIDVRPQLSVGNVVDYFKMVYIRMCRYFF, from the exons ATGGACCAGCCCCAAAACGTGGCCACAAGCGATGGCAAGgatgggaaggaaaaatcCTCCATCCCCTCCAACAGCGGCAGCTGGTACTACCCCTCCAGGAACCAGTTCTACCGAACGACTCGCAAAAAAG GGTACAGCTACTCCAAGGAGGAACTAGACGTGGCGCTCAAAATCCACAACGCAGTGAACGAAGAAACGTGGAAGCGAATAAtgaagaaggagcaaaaatatttcgacCTTTGCAAAGAGCAGAAGCTAATCAGATTCATTGGACTCCCAAACAAGCTGTCGCTCAAGGCCTTCATGCTCACCCTCATGGGGTACAACAAGCCGTTTGACCGGCACGACTGGTACATTGACAGATGCGGGAGTACCATCAA ATACATCATAGACTACTACGACGGGAAGAGTGACGAGCGAGCCCCCGTTTCCATCTTCATCGACGTCAGGCCCCAGCTCAGCGTGGGCAACGTGGtcgattattttaaaatggtgTACATCAGAATGTGCAGGTATTTCTTTTAG
- a CDS encoding nucleosome assembly protein 1, putative (encoded by transcript PVX_084230A), whose protein sequence is MAATESNQPIPPEEEKEISSLLESIKIDDEKMTDLTEEQKETLKKLKLYQKEYYDYESKFEYELFLLRQKYHDLYGPIYDKRREALVGNGEAKIGTPNLPEFWLRALRNNNTVSHVIEDHDEEILVYLNDIRCDYIKKNKEKKEGFILSFHFASNPFFSNSVLTKTYHMKCVDCDNEPVLLHTEATVIDWFDNKNILKKNVVKKQHNKNSREVKTVQQTVNRDSFFHFFTSHKVPNSNVIKQLSKHEVAQLEMIIEGDYEVALTIKERIIPYAVDYYLGIIIESESNSIVSDVDSSYSSSENNSNYNSYESNNSAYNDENSNVDTNEYDDNEEDEDDGAKSNEEALTS, encoded by the exons CCAATCCCCcccgaagaggaaaaggaaatatcGTCGCTTCTggaaagcataaaaatag ATGATGAAAAGATGACCGACCTGACGGAGGAACAAAAGGAAACGCTAAAAAAGCTGAAACTGTACCAGAAGGAGTACTACGATTACGAGTCGAAGTTTGAGTACgagttatttttgttaaggCAAAAGTACCACGATTTGTATGGGCCGATTTATGACAAGAGAAGAGAAGCATTGGTAGGaaatggggaagcaaaaatcGGCACTCCAAATCTGCCTGAATTTTGGCTAAGAGCATTGAGGAACAACAACACAGTGAGTCATGTTATAGAGGACCACGATGAAGAAATTTTAGTATACCTAAATGACATTCGAtgtgattatataaaaaaaaataaggagaaaaaggagggatttattttatcctttcaCTTTGCATCCAATCCGTTTTTTAGCAACTCCGTTTTGACGAAAACGTATCATATGAAATGTGTCGATTGTGACAATGAGCCAGTGTTGTTACACACGGAGGCGACTGTTATCGACTGGtttgataataaaaatattttgaaaaaaaacgtcgTTAAAAAACAACATAACAAAAATTCAAGAGAAGTGAAGACGGTCCAGCAAACAGTTAACAGGGATAgctttttccacttttttacCAGCCACAAAGTTCCCAATTCAAATGTTATAAAGCAGTTAAGTAAACATGAGGTAGCCCAGTTGGAGATGATTATAGAGGGAGATTACGAAGTGGCCTTAACCATTAAGGAGAGAATCATTCCCTATGCGGTTGATTACTACTTGGGTATTATAATCGAAAGCGAAAGCAACAGCATTGTGAGTGACGTGGACAGCAGCTACAGCAGCAGCGAAAATAATAGCAACTATAACAGCTACGAAAGTAACAACAGTGCATACAACGATGAAAATAGTAATGTAGATACGAATGAGTATGACGACAATGAGGAAGATGAGGATGATGGCGCTAAGAGCAATGAGGAGGCCCTGACTTCCTGA